A single genomic interval of Helicoverpa armigera isolate CAAS_96S chromosome 13, ASM3070526v1, whole genome shotgun sequence harbors:
- the LOC110384420 gene encoding large ribosomal subunit protein uL4m has protein sequence MTSALISAIKKLHIAVTPQIRVFSSSVSAVAPTNSNSNLIITKKDWAFQPQYIKPREVWIENLDTIEEQKLGLFELHPSVYAAPPRVDIIHQNVVWQRKIRFVSWAHTKTRAEVRGGGRKPWPQKGLGRARHGSIRSPLWRGGGVAHGPRSGKSHFFMLPFHVRIHGLTTTLSAKLAQDDLHIVKDLELPTDEPEYLTELIEKRNWGPSVLLVDDTDYAPRNITAAVDTLGHVNIMPVYGLNVYSMLKHDTLVLTLSAAEKIESRILHWLHTDTRKEQQEFKLNQV, from the exons ATGACTTCTGCGTTAATAAGTGCTATCAAAAAGCTGCACATTGCCGTGACTCCACAAATTAGGGTGTTTTCTTCAAGCGTTAGTGCCGTCGCTCCCACAAATTCGAACAGTAATTTGATTATCACCAAAAAGGACTGGGCCTTCCAACCTCAATACATCAAACCTCGTGAAGTATGGATTGAAAATTTAGACACAATAGAGGAGCAAAAATTGGGTTTATTTGAGTTGCATCCGTCAGTTTACGCAGCACCACCGCGGGTTGATATAATTCATCAAAATGTTGTCTGGCAGAGGAAGATAAGGTTCGTGTCATGGGCTCATACGAAGACTAGGGCTGAAGTACGAGGTGGAGGTAGGAAACCGTGGCCGCAGAAGGGTTTGGGCCGCGCTCGCCACGGATCGATTCGTTCCCCGTTGTGGCGGGGAGGTGGCGTCGCTCACGGGCCGCGCTCCGGCAAATCTCACTTCTTCATGCTTCCCTTCCACGTCCGCATACATGGGCTGAcaacaacgttatcagctaaaCTTGCACAAGATGACCTACACATTGTCAAGGATTTGGAACTGCCTACAGACGAACCTGAATATTTAACTGAACTGATAGAAAAGAGGAACTGGGGACCCTCAGTGTTGCTTGTTGATGA TACTGACTACGCACCAAGGAACATAACAGCTGCCGTAGACACTTTAGGTCATGTGAACATTATGCCCGTGTATGGTCTTAATGTATACTCCATGCTGAAACATGATACCTTAGTTCTAACATTATCTGCCGCTGAGAAAATCGAGTCCAGAATATTACATTGGCTACATACCGATACAAGAAAAGAGCAACAAGAATTCAAGTTAAATCAAGTGTAA
- the LOC110384379 gene encoding uncharacterized protein LOC110384379 isoform X2, translated as MDDRYYEVTAELDPREILRYLNNLGIHNISGEVLKYFITDLKKLIKYDLQQQQQKNLSSQDKYEIPGPERLHSASTFCSRLRSKGQDTTSMKCTRECPNTQRKVTHVRNVHSAPNLGPQKTDEKPLRRACSCVRVEKKPEVVKERSTPCSTSNNLIKVPIQPTKKKCDPVTLYHYYTTLWNKYKANVPGENDWSDIRWSIRQKMAGNVAKQTSVNKVSQRDKERGKTKS; from the exons ATGGATGATCGGTATTACGAAGTTACTGCTGAACTGGATCCTAGAGAGATATTAAGGTATCTCAATAATTTGGGCATTCACAATATAAGTGGCGAGGTCCTCAAGTATTTCATTACAG ATTTAAAGaagctaataaaatatgatcttcaacaacaacaacaaaaaaacttaagtagCCAAGATAAGTATGAAATACCAGGACCTGAGCGGCTTCACAGTGCCAGTACGTTTTGCTCGCGTCTCAGATCAAAGGGGCAGGATACTACCTCTATGAAGTGTACAAGAGAATGTCCAAATACCCAAAGGAAAGTGACTCATGTCAGGAATGTTCATTCCGCACCCAACTTGGGGCCACAGAAAACTGATGAAAAGCCTCTTCGAAGGGCTTGTTCTTGTGTGAGAGTTGAAAAAAAGCCAGAAGTAGTAAAAGAAAGAAGTACACCTTGTTCTACCAGTAATAATT taataaaagtTCCTATACaaccaacaaagaaaaaatgtgACCCGGTCACATTGTACCACTATTATACCACTCTATGGAATAAATATAAAGCCAATGTCCCCGGTGAGAATGACTGGTCTGACATCAGGTGGAGCATCAGACAGAAAATGGCTGGAAATGTTGCTAAACAGACTTCAGTTAATAAGGT ATCTCAAAGAGACAAGGAACGGGGCAAAACAAAATCCTGA
- the LOC110384379 gene encoding uncharacterized protein LOC110384379 isoform X1, translated as MDDRYYEVTAELDPREILRYLNNLGIHNISGEVLKYFITDLKKLIKYDLQQQQQKNLSSQDKYEIPGPERLHSASTFCSRLRSKGQDTTSMKCTRECPNTQRKVTHVRNVHSAPNLGPQKTDEKPLRRACSCVRVEKKPEVVKERSTPCSTSNNLIKVPIQPTKKKCDPVTLYHYYTTLWNKYKANVPGENDWSDIRWSIRQKMAGNVAKQTSVNKVPVSQRDKERGKTKS; from the exons ATGGATGATCGGTATTACGAAGTTACTGCTGAACTGGATCCTAGAGAGATATTAAGGTATCTCAATAATTTGGGCATTCACAATATAAGTGGCGAGGTCCTCAAGTATTTCATTACAG ATTTAAAGaagctaataaaatatgatcttcaacaacaacaacaaaaaaacttaagtagCCAAGATAAGTATGAAATACCAGGACCTGAGCGGCTTCACAGTGCCAGTACGTTTTGCTCGCGTCTCAGATCAAAGGGGCAGGATACTACCTCTATGAAGTGTACAAGAGAATGTCCAAATACCCAAAGGAAAGTGACTCATGTCAGGAATGTTCATTCCGCACCCAACTTGGGGCCACAGAAAACTGATGAAAAGCCTCTTCGAAGGGCTTGTTCTTGTGTGAGAGTTGAAAAAAAGCCAGAAGTAGTAAAAGAAAGAAGTACACCTTGTTCTACCAGTAATAATT taataaaagtTCCTATACaaccaacaaagaaaaaatgtgACCCGGTCACATTGTACCACTATTATACCACTCTATGGAATAAATATAAAGCCAATGTCCCCGGTGAGAATGACTGGTCTGACATCAGGTGGAGCATCAGACAGAAAATGGCTGGAAATGTTGCTAAACAGACTTCAGTTAATAAG GTTCCCGTATCTCAAAGAGACAAGGAACGGGGCAAAACAAAATCCTGA